In a genomic window of Variovorax paradoxus:
- a CDS encoding D-2-hydroxyacid dehydrogenase family protein, with protein MNIVILDDYQDAVRKLHCASKLDAYAAKVYTNTVKGIGQLSVRLKDADVIVLIRERTQISRQLIEKLPKLKLISQTGRISSHIDVAACTERGVAVAEGSGSPQAPAELTWALIMSAMRRLPQYISNLKHGAWQQSGLKSASMPPNFGLGSVLKGKTLCVWGYGRIGQLVARYGQAFGMQVVIWGREASCTKARSDGFQVAQSRQEFFAMADVLSVHLRLNDETTGLITLEDLSRMKPTSLFVNTSRAELVESDALLAALNRGRPGLAAIDVFESEPPLQGHALLRLENCICTPHIGYVEQESYEMYFGQAFDNVVSFIKGNPTNIVNPGALQVRR; from the coding sequence ATGAATATTGTGATCCTCGACGATTACCAGGATGCGGTGCGCAAGCTGCACTGTGCTTCGAAGCTCGATGCCTACGCAGCCAAGGTCTATACCAACACCGTCAAGGGCATCGGCCAACTCTCGGTGCGTCTCAAGGACGCCGACGTGATCGTCCTGATCCGCGAGCGCACCCAGATCTCGCGCCAGCTGATCGAGAAACTCCCCAAGCTCAAGCTGATCTCGCAGACGGGCCGCATCAGCAGCCACATCGACGTGGCCGCCTGCACCGAGCGCGGCGTCGCGGTGGCCGAGGGGTCGGGTTCGCCGCAGGCGCCGGCAGAGCTGACCTGGGCGCTGATCATGTCGGCGATGCGCCGGCTGCCGCAGTACATCAGCAACCTCAAGCATGGCGCCTGGCAGCAGTCGGGGCTCAAGTCGGCCTCGATGCCGCCCAATTTCGGACTCGGCTCGGTGCTCAAGGGCAAGACGCTCTGCGTCTGGGGCTACGGCCGCATCGGCCAGCTCGTGGCGCGCTACGGCCAGGCCTTCGGCATGCAGGTGGTGATCTGGGGCCGCGAGGCGAGCTGCACCAAGGCGCGTTCCGACGGCTTCCAGGTGGCGCAGAGCCGCCAGGAGTTCTTCGCGATGGCCGACGTGCTGTCGGTGCACCTGCGGCTCAACGACGAAACCACCGGCCTGATCACGCTCGAGGACCTCTCGCGCATGAAGCCGACCTCGCTGTTCGTCAACACCTCGCGCGCCGAGCTGGTCGAGTCCGATGCGTTGCTCGCGGCGCTCAACCGCGGCCGTCCCGGGCTGGCGGCGATCGACGTGTTCGAGAGCGAGCCGCCGCTGCAGGGCCATGCGCTGCTGCGCCTCGAGAACTGCATCTGCACGCCGCACATCGGCTACGTGGAGCAGGAGAGCTACGAGATGTACTTCGGCCAGGCCTTCGACAACGTCGTGAGCTTCATCAAGGGCAACCCCACCAACATCGTCAACCCCGGCGCGTTGCAGGTCCGGCGGTGA
- a CDS encoding enoyl-CoA hydratase/isomerase family protein, with the protein MTAELKSTSEGRTMVLTIANPSQRNALGPEIYAAGIEALNGAENSSEIRSVVIVGEGPWFCAGGSLQRLQANRQRERSVQAESIEGLHNWIDSIRTFPKPVIAAVEGPAAGAGFSLALACDFVVAARDAVFAASYSNVALSPDGGLSWHLAQMLPRQLASEWLMNGERIGAERLHALGLVNTLSDPGQALAGALALAAKLDERAPNSLASIKELLSEGRGATLSSQLSQERDHFVRNLHHANAGIGIAAFLEKKKPQYE; encoded by the coding sequence ATGACCGCCGAACTCAAGAGCACGAGCGAAGGTCGCACCATGGTGCTGACGATCGCCAACCCCAGCCAGCGCAATGCGCTCGGTCCCGAGATCTATGCCGCCGGCATCGAGGCGCTCAACGGCGCCGAGAACAGCAGCGAGATCCGCAGCGTGGTCATCGTGGGCGAAGGCCCGTGGTTCTGCGCCGGCGGTTCGCTGCAGCGGCTGCAGGCCAACCGGCAGCGCGAGCGCTCGGTGCAGGCCGAGAGCATCGAGGGGCTGCACAACTGGATCGATTCGATCCGCACCTTTCCCAAGCCGGTGATCGCGGCCGTCGAGGGGCCAGCCGCGGGCGCGGGCTTCTCGCTCGCGCTGGCCTGCGACTTCGTGGTGGCCGCGCGCGACGCGGTGTTCGCCGCCTCGTACAGCAATGTCGCGCTGTCGCCCGACGGCGGACTGAGCTGGCATCTCGCGCAGATGCTGCCGCGCCAGCTCGCGAGCGAATGGCTGATGAACGGCGAGCGCATCGGCGCCGAGCGCCTGCATGCGCTGGGCCTGGTGAACACGCTGAGCGATCCGGGCCAGGCCCTGGCCGGTGCGCTCGCGCTGGCCGCCAAGCTCGACGAGCGCGCGCCCAACTCGCTCGCGAGCATCAAGGAACTGCTGAGCGAAGGCCGCGGCGCCACGCTCTCGTCGCAACTGAGCCAGGAGCGCGACCACTTCGTGCGCAACCTGCACCACGCCAATGCCGGCATCGGCATCGCCGCCTTCCTCGAGAAGAAGAAGCCCCAGTACGAGTGA
- the tssI gene encoding type VI secretion system tip protein VgrG — protein sequence MPIASSQAGCILDASCATMPTLGGRPALQPVSIDGEEGLSRLFRYSLVLATPETPGHSPRQAANVNIKPMVGETLTAHIVLDGRPGAGGSKRHISGLVTRMRFLRLENRRALYEAVIEPWLTLAVRSSDYRIFQNKSVLEIVQEVLGGYGFAFELRATQSYPAREFQVQYGESDYDFVARLLHEWGLYYYFEHAEDSHKLVIVDDMSSHQPYANAAYRKVPFRGAEETIAEEHCDSFQAAECLQSGRWVTDDFDFQRPKARLQQVSAMPRKTAQSDRERYGWPGDYMVESEGEQLARVRMQEAGVGGERASGSGNLRAVVPGCLLELERHPQDEANRQYLVTDARLHLQDVGDASDQQGFECRVDFEVIPTSKVFRADAPTVPRPRTTGPQTAIVTGPAGRELWTDQYGRVKLSFHWNRTCSKDENSSCWIRVSSPWAGTNFGGIQIPRIGQEVIVDFENGDPDRPIVTGRVYNADNMPPWELPANATQSGLLSRSSEGATDANANAFRFEDKKGAEQVWLHAERNQDIEVEHDETHWVGHDRAKTIDHDETVHVGHDRTETVDHDETITVHNDRTETVDGNERITIHKNRNERVDQNETISIGENRKEDVGLNETIKIGVNRTETVGNNEKVKIGVNQNLTVGSNKQETIGLTSLKNVGIAQMTNIGAAYNLNVGATWMSNVGFLHTHNVGSRYATTVGTSYSLSSGKTVSVNAGSTMVHQAGDELTLVCGASSITLKSDGTIAIRGDRIQVNGATVVDMDGQHIHMN from the coding sequence ATGCCCATTGCTTCCTCGCAGGCCGGCTGCATCCTCGACGCCAGCTGTGCGACCATGCCCACGCTCGGAGGCCGGCCTGCCCTCCAGCCGGTGTCCATCGACGGCGAGGAGGGGCTGAGCCGGCTCTTCCGCTACAGCCTGGTGCTCGCGACGCCCGAAACCCCGGGCCACAGCCCACGCCAGGCGGCCAACGTCAACATCAAGCCGATGGTGGGCGAGACGCTCACGGCCCACATCGTGCTCGACGGCCGCCCCGGCGCGGGTGGCAGCAAGCGGCACATTTCCGGGCTGGTGACGCGCATGCGCTTCTTGCGCCTGGAGAACCGTCGCGCCCTCTACGAGGCGGTGATCGAGCCCTGGCTGACTCTGGCCGTGCGCAGCAGCGACTACCGCATCTTCCAGAACAAGAGCGTGCTCGAGATCGTGCAGGAGGTGCTCGGCGGCTACGGCTTCGCGTTCGAGCTGCGCGCCACGCAGAGCTACCCGGCGCGCGAGTTCCAGGTGCAGTACGGCGAGAGCGACTACGACTTCGTGGCGCGGCTGCTGCACGAGTGGGGCCTGTACTACTACTTCGAGCACGCCGAGGATTCGCACAAGCTGGTGATCGTGGACGACATGTCCTCGCACCAGCCCTACGCCAACGCCGCCTACCGCAAGGTGCCGTTCCGCGGCGCCGAGGAGACCATCGCCGAGGAGCATTGCGACAGCTTCCAGGCCGCCGAATGCCTGCAGAGCGGGCGCTGGGTCACCGACGACTTCGATTTCCAGCGGCCGAAGGCGCGGCTGCAGCAGGTCAGCGCGATGCCGCGCAAGACCGCACAGAGCGACCGCGAGCGCTACGGCTGGCCCGGCGACTACATGGTCGAGTCCGAGGGCGAACAGCTGGCGCGCGTGCGCATGCAGGAGGCCGGCGTCGGCGGCGAGCGCGCCAGCGGCTCGGGCAACCTGCGCGCCGTGGTGCCCGGTTGCCTGCTCGAGCTCGAGCGCCATCCGCAGGACGAGGCCAACCGGCAGTACCTCGTGACCGACGCGCGGCTGCACCTGCAGGACGTGGGCGACGCGAGCGACCAGCAGGGCTTCGAGTGCCGCGTCGACTTCGAGGTGATTCCGACCAGCAAGGTCTTTCGCGCCGACGCGCCCACCGTGCCGCGCCCGCGCACCACGGGACCGCAGACCGCGATCGTCACCGGCCCGGCCGGGCGCGAGCTCTGGACCGACCAGTACGGCCGCGTGAAGCTGAGCTTCCACTGGAACCGCACCTGCTCGAAGGACGAGAACAGCTCGTGCTGGATCCGCGTGTCGTCGCCCTGGGCCGGCACCAACTTCGGCGGCATCCAGATCCCGCGCATCGGGCAGGAGGTGATCGTCGACTTCGAGAACGGCGACCCCGACCGGCCGATCGTCACCGGCCGGGTCTACAACGCCGACAACATGCCGCCGTGGGAGCTGCCCGCCAACGCCACGCAGAGCGGGCTGCTGTCGCGCAGCTCCGAAGGCGCGACCGACGCCAACGCCAACGCCTTTCGCTTCGAGGACAAGAAGGGCGCCGAGCAGGTGTGGCTGCATGCCGAGCGCAACCAGGACATCGAGGTCGAGCACGACGAGACGCACTGGGTCGGCCACGACCGCGCCAAGACCATCGACCACGACGAGACGGTGCACGTGGGCCACGACCGCACCGAGACGGTGGACCACGACGAGACCATCACGGTGCACAACGACCGCACCGAGACCGTCGACGGCAACGAGCGCATCACCATCCACAAGAACCGCAACGAGCGGGTGGACCAGAACGAGACGATCTCGATCGGCGAGAACCGCAAGGAGGACGTCGGCCTCAACGAGACCATCAAGATCGGCGTCAACCGCACGGAGACGGTGGGCAACAACGAGAAGGTGAAGATCGGCGTCAACCAGAACCTCACGGTGGGCTCCAACAAGCAGGAGACCATCGGCCTGACCAGCCTGAAGAACGTGGGCATCGCGCAGATGACCAACATCGGCGCGGCCTACAACCTCAACGTGGGCGCGACGTGGATGAGCAACGTGGGCTTCCTGCACACGCACAACGTCGGCTCCCGCTACGCGACCACCGTGGGCACCAGCTATTCGCTGAGCTCGGGCAAGACGGTCAGCGTGAACGCGGGCAGCACCATGGTGCACCAGGCCGGCGACGAGCTCACGCTGGTGTGCGGCGCCTCGTCGATCACGCTCAAGTCGGACGGAACCATCGCCATCCGCGGCGACCGCATCCAGGTCAACGGCGCCACCGTCGTCGACATGGACGGCCAGCACATCCACATGAACTGA
- a CDS encoding DUF2169 domain-containing protein, with protein MAIALINETPYPAFGFDTELYDEKEYHSLAAKATFAITAQGLSPLEEQPPLNMADRYAGEPGASSLLQPSDLIPFRERTDVLVTGEARAPGGEPAHGWLAHVQVGALRKSLQITGPRHWRYRAMGGWELSHPSPVRGVPLLYEHAFGGEHPSGDDAPRDAWLANPVGVGFGGRRRGERGERWERDREWPAPQLLSPDETLAAAPGRHYRTLNFAPVPGDWQPRVSRIGTTDEAWRKQVAPHLPRDFDLRYFNCAPDDQQTNGYLRGDEDVELEGLFEAVRGFRLPALKATALMADHDGIVVPLDMDLSTLHIDLDQGTLALVWRLTTGAQDWSQASLSIMER; from the coding sequence ATGGCCATCGCCCTGATCAACGAGACCCCGTACCCCGCCTTTGGATTCGACACCGAGCTGTACGACGAGAAGGAATACCACAGCCTCGCCGCCAAGGCCACCTTCGCGATCACGGCCCAGGGCCTGTCGCCGCTCGAGGAACAGCCGCCGCTCAACATGGCCGACCGCTACGCGGGCGAGCCGGGCGCGTCGAGCCTGCTGCAGCCCAGCGACCTGATCCCGTTTCGCGAGCGCACCGACGTGCTGGTGACCGGCGAGGCCAGGGCGCCCGGCGGCGAACCGGCCCATGGCTGGCTCGCGCACGTGCAGGTGGGGGCGCTGCGCAAGTCGCTGCAGATCACCGGGCCGCGCCACTGGCGCTACCGCGCCATGGGAGGCTGGGAGCTGTCGCATCCCTCTCCGGTGCGCGGCGTGCCGCTGCTCTACGAGCATGCCTTCGGCGGCGAGCACCCGAGCGGCGACGACGCGCCGCGCGATGCCTGGCTCGCCAACCCGGTCGGCGTCGGCTTCGGCGGCCGGCGGCGCGGCGAACGCGGCGAGCGCTGGGAGCGCGACCGCGAATGGCCGGCGCCGCAGCTGCTGTCGCCCGACGAGACGCTGGCCGCCGCGCCCGGGCGCCACTACCGCACCCTCAACTTCGCGCCCGTGCCCGGCGACTGGCAGCCGCGCGTCTCGCGCATCGGCACCACCGACGAGGCCTGGCGCAAGCAGGTCGCGCCGCACCTGCCGCGCGACTTCGACCTGCGCTACTTCAACTGCGCGCCCGACGACCAGCAGACCAACGGCTACCTGCGCGGCGACGAGGACGTGGAGCTCGAGGGCCTGTTCGAGGCCGTGCGCGGCTTCCGGCTGCCGGCGCTCAAGGCCACCGCGCTGATGGCGGACCACGACGGCATCGTCGTGCCGCTGGACATGGACCTGTCGACGCTCCACATCGACCTCGACCAGGGCACGCTGGCGCTGGTCTGGCGGCTGACCACCGGCGCGCAGGACTGGTCGCAGGCCAGCCTCAGCATCATGGAGCGCTGA
- a CDS encoding asparaginase, translating to MVNSSLSNPRRVVVLGTGGTISGRAANSGDNIGYTAGEVGVADLLGGIEAPAGVTLAAEQVAQVDSKDMSFAIWRALALRCAHWLAQPDVAGVVITHGTDTLEETAFFLQSVLAPRKPIVLTCAMRPASALSPDGPQNVRDAIAVAATPGAQGVSAVCAGTVLGAFDVQKVHTYRLDAFDAGDAGPLGYVEEGAVRRVRDWPVSETDAALDRLPEDEAAWPRVEIVTSHAGASGAVIRALRADGGASSPLRGLVLATTGNGTLHHALEAAALEAQATGIAVLRATRCTQGRILAKLGDTLPDAGALTPVKARIALTLALL from the coding sequence ATGGTGAATTCATCCCTCTCGAATCCACGGCGCGTGGTGGTGCTCGGCACCGGCGGCACCATCTCGGGCCGCGCGGCGAACAGTGGCGACAACATCGGCTACACCGCCGGCGAGGTGGGCGTGGCCGACCTGCTCGGCGGCATCGAGGCGCCCGCGGGCGTGACGCTGGCGGCCGAGCAGGTGGCGCAGGTCGACAGCAAGGACATGTCCTTCGCGATCTGGCGCGCGCTGGCGCTGCGCTGCGCCCATTGGCTCGCGCAGCCCGACGTGGCCGGCGTGGTGATCACCCACGGCACCGACACGCTCGAGGAGACCGCCTTCTTCCTCCAGTCGGTGCTGGCGCCGCGCAAGCCCATCGTGCTGACCTGCGCCATGCGCCCGGCCTCCGCGCTGTCGCCCGACGGTCCGCAGAACGTGCGCGATGCGATCGCCGTGGCCGCGACGCCGGGCGCGCAGGGCGTGAGCGCGGTGTGCGCGGGCACGGTGCTCGGTGCCTTCGACGTGCAGAAGGTGCACACCTACCGGCTCGATGCCTTCGACGCCGGCGACGCGGGGCCGCTGGGCTACGTGGAGGAGGGCGCGGTGCGGCGCGTGCGCGACTGGCCGGTTTCGGAAACGGATGCGGCCCTCGACCGCCTGCCCGAGGACGAAGCCGCGTGGCCGCGCGTGGAGATCGTGACGAGCCACGCGGGCGCGAGCGGTGCGGTGATCCGTGCCTTGCGCGCCGACGGCGGCGCCAGTTCGCCGCTGCGCGGCCTCGTGCTGGCGACCACCGGCAACGGCACGCTGCACCACGCGCTCGAGGCGGCGGCGCTCGAGGCGCAGGCGACCGGCATCGCGGTGCTGCGCGCCACCCGCTGCACGCAGGGACGCATCCTGGCCAAGCTGGGCGACACGCTGCCCGACGCGGGCGCGCTGACGCCGGTCAAGGCGCGCATCGCGCTGACGCTCGCGCTGCTCTGA
- a CDS encoding 3-hydroxyacyl-CoA dehydrogenase — MTVNYTRIGVVGAGAMGRGIAQIAAQAGSEVLLLDSFEGAAARGLDAIVAQWNKLHEKGRIDEATRDAQIARVRIAESAQALAGCDLVIEAVVENLEVKRKLFAELEAIVAPGATLATNTSSLSVTAIAAGLEHPERFAGFHFFNPVPLMKVVEVVAGFKTAPEVCTRLAGYAAQMGHSAVQAQDTPGFIVNHAGRGYGTEALRIVGEGVADFVTVDRILREQAGFRLGPFELLDLTALDVSHPVMESIYRQYYDEPRYRPSVITAQRLAAGALGRKTGEGFYRYEDGAMQQAPEAPAPKVDTLPAVWVSPRAARRAELLRLVNTLGAQIDSGASAAPQSLILVAPLGFDVTTVAAVDRLDATRTVGIDMLIDDAASKRRVLATNPATRRDMRDAAHALFARDGKAVSVIRDSGGFVTQRVIGTIVNIAADMCQQRVCTPGDLETAVQLGLGYPRGPLAMGNLYGPTNMLEVLFNMQTVYGDPRYRPSPWLRRRGALGLSLLHEEE; from the coding sequence ATGACAGTGAACTACACCCGGATCGGCGTCGTCGGCGCCGGTGCCATGGGCCGCGGCATCGCCCAGATCGCGGCCCAGGCCGGCAGCGAGGTGCTGCTGCTCGACAGCTTCGAGGGCGCCGCGGCGCGCGGGCTAGATGCCATCGTCGCCCAATGGAACAAGCTGCACGAGAAGGGCCGCATCGACGAGGCCACGCGCGACGCCCAGATCGCGCGCGTACGGATCGCCGAGTCGGCGCAGGCACTGGCCGGCTGCGACCTCGTGATCGAGGCCGTGGTCGAGAACCTCGAGGTCAAGCGCAAGCTGTTCGCCGAACTCGAAGCCATCGTCGCGCCCGGCGCCACGCTGGCCACCAACACCTCCTCGCTCTCGGTGACCGCGATCGCGGCCGGCCTCGAGCACCCCGAACGCTTCGCGGGCTTCCACTTCTTCAACCCGGTACCGCTGATGAAGGTGGTCGAGGTGGTGGCCGGCTTCAAGACCGCGCCCGAGGTCTGCACCCGGCTCGCGGGCTATGCCGCGCAGATGGGCCACAGCGCGGTGCAGGCGCAGGACACGCCCGGCTTCATCGTCAACCACGCCGGCCGCGGCTACGGCACCGAGGCGCTGCGCATCGTGGGCGAAGGCGTGGCCGACTTCGTGACCGTCGACCGCATCCTGCGCGAGCAGGCGGGCTTCCGCCTCGGCCCCTTCGAGCTGCTGGACCTGACCGCGCTCGACGTCTCGCACCCGGTGATGGAATCGATCTACCGCCAGTACTACGACGAGCCGCGCTACCGCCCGAGCGTGATCACCGCGCAGCGCCTCGCGGCCGGCGCGCTGGGCCGCAAGACCGGCGAAGGTTTCTACCGCTACGAGGACGGCGCGATGCAGCAGGCTCCCGAGGCGCCGGCGCCGAAGGTCGATACGCTGCCGGCCGTGTGGGTCTCGCCGCGCGCCGCACGCCGCGCCGAACTGCTGCGCCTGGTCAACACGCTGGGCGCGCAGATCGACAGTGGCGCCTCCGCCGCGCCGCAGTCGCTGATCCTGGTCGCGCCGCTGGGCTTCGACGTGACCACGGTCGCGGCCGTCGATCGCCTCGATGCCACGCGCACCGTCGGCATCGACATGCTGATCGACGACGCCGCCAGCAAGCGCCGCGTGCTCGCCACCAACCCGGCCACCCGGCGCGACATGCGCGATGCCGCGCACGCCCTGTTCGCGCGCGACGGCAAGGCCGTGAGCGTGATCCGCGACAGCGGCGGCTTCGTCACGCAGCGCGTGATCGGCACCATCGTCAACATCGCCGCCGACATGTGCCAGCAGCGCGTGTGCACGCCGGGCGACCTCGAGACCGCGGTGCAACTGGGCCTCGGCTATCCGCGCGGCCCGCTGGCCATGGGCAACCTCTACGGGCCCACCAACATGCTCGAGGTGCTGTTCAACATGCAGACCGTCTACGGCGATCCGCGCTATCGCCCGAGCCCGTGGCTGCGCCGCCGCGGCGCGCTGGGCCTGAGCCTGCTGCACGAGGAAGAGTGA
- the adk gene encoding adenylate kinase, with product MRLILLGAPGAGKGTQAAFICQKYGIPQISTGDMLRAAVKAGTPLGLQAKAVMDAGALVSDDLIINLVKERIAQPDCAEGFLFDGFPRTIPQADAMKAAGVKLDYVLEIDVPFSDIIERMSGRRSHPASGRTYHLKFNPPKVEGKDDLTGEELIQRKDDEEETVRTRLDVYSQQTRPLVDYYSAWAKADPAAAPKYRAIQGVGTVEEITQRALAALSS from the coding sequence ATGAGACTGATTTTGTTGGGCGCGCCCGGGGCGGGCAAAGGCACGCAGGCGGCCTTCATCTGCCAGAAGTACGGCATTCCGCAGATCTCCACCGGCGACATGCTGCGTGCCGCCGTCAAGGCCGGCACGCCGCTGGGCCTGCAGGCCAAGGCCGTGATGGATGCGGGCGCGCTGGTCAGCGACGACCTCATCATCAATCTCGTGAAGGAACGCATCGCCCAGCCCGACTGCGCCGAAGGCTTCCTGTTCGACGGCTTCCCGCGCACCATTCCGCAGGCCGACGCGATGAAGGCCGCTGGCGTCAAGCTCGACTACGTGCTCGAGATCGACGTCCCCTTCAGCGACATCATCGAACGCATGAGCGGCCGCCGCTCGCACCCGGCCTCGGGACGCACCTACCACCTCAAGTTCAACCCGCCCAAGGTCGAAGGCAAGGACGATCTGACCGGCGAGGAGCTGATCCAGCGCAAGGACGACGAGGAAGAGACCGTGCGCACGCGGCTCGACGTCTACAGCCAGCAGACGCGTCCGCTGGTCGACTACTACTCGGCCTGGGCCAAGGCCGATCCGGCCGCCGCGCCGAAGTACCGCGCCATCCAGGGCGTGGGCACGGTCGAAGAGATCACCCAGCGCGCCCTGGCTGCACTGAGCAGCTGA
- the lexA gene encoding transcriptional repressor LexA: protein MQFAVKLTARQQQILDLIQSAIARTGAPPTRAEIASELGFRSANAAEEHLQALARKGVIELVSGTSRGIRLKGDALRSLAESRNSQFSLSLPGMAQLALPLIGRVAAGSPILAQEHVDQTYYVENTLFQRQPDYLLKVRGMSMRDAGIMDGDLLAVQATKEARNGQIVVARLGDEVTVKRLKRNKQVIELHAENPDYPTIVVQPGEPFEIEGLAVGLIRNTMLM from the coding sequence ATGCAGTTCGCCGTGAAGCTTACCGCCCGCCAGCAGCAGATCCTCGATCTGATCCAGAGCGCCATCGCCCGTACCGGGGCGCCGCCCACCCGCGCCGAAATCGCGAGCGAGCTGGGCTTTCGCTCCGCCAATGCCGCCGAAGAGCATCTGCAGGCCCTGGCCCGCAAGGGCGTCATCGAGCTCGTGAGCGGCACCTCGCGCGGCATCCGCCTCAAGGGCGATGCGCTGCGCTCGCTGGCCGAGTCGCGCAACAGCCAGTTCTCGCTGTCGCTGCCCGGCATGGCCCAGCTCGCGCTGCCGCTCATCGGCCGTGTCGCGGCCGGTTCGCCGATCCTCGCGCAGGAGCACGTCGACCAGACCTACTACGTCGAGAACACGCTGTTCCAGCGCCAGCCCGACTACCTGCTCAAGGTGCGCGGCATGTCGATGCGCGACGCCGGCATCATGGACGGCGACCTGCTCGCCGTGCAGGCCACCAAGGAAGCGCGCAACGGCCAGATCGTGGTGGCGCGCCTCGGCGACGAGGTGACCGTCAAGCGCCTCAAGCGCAACAAGCAGGTGATCGAACTGCACGCCGAGAACCCCGACTACCCGACCATCGTGGTCCAGCCCGGCGAACCCTTCGAAATCGAAGGCCTCGCGGTCGGCCTGATCCGAAACACCATGCTGATGTAG
- a CDS encoding MFS transporter: MSQPAPRGALWALLAGNFVIGTGVMVVPGTLNEISVSLDVSAATAGQLITAAAFVTCLGAPLLAAAVAGWDRRRLLALTMLWYAAWHAVSVLMPSFGALLPVRMLAVIAPAIFTPQAAACAGMLVPPEQRGRAVTFVFLGWSMASVLGLPIGALIGGHFGWRAAFLAISALSVVSAVSVWLTLPNGIRPVALTAAAWARVLRSPVLMGIVSITALQGAGQFVLFSYFGPILKQRFGADATELSLMWGWFGACGLLGNMVVSRIIDRAGAGRMVLVTTGLIALSLALWPLADSLFWIAVVVSPWGLGCFSTNSAQQARLVGLAPALAPGSVALNSSGIYIGQAFGAALGGWLLARDAMHWMSWVGLTLLLVAMVLSAGIDRSRRAA, from the coding sequence GTGAGCCAGCCGGCGCCGAGGGGCGCACTCTGGGCGCTGCTCGCCGGCAACTTCGTGATCGGCACCGGGGTGATGGTGGTGCCGGGCACGCTCAACGAAATCAGCGTCTCGCTCGACGTCAGCGCCGCCACCGCGGGGCAGCTGATCACGGCCGCGGCCTTCGTCACCTGCCTCGGCGCGCCGCTGCTCGCGGCCGCGGTGGCCGGCTGGGATCGGCGCCGGCTGCTGGCCCTCACGATGCTGTGGTACGCGGCCTGGCACGCGGTGTCGGTCTTGATGCCGAGCTTCGGCGCCCTGCTGCCGGTGCGCATGCTCGCGGTGATCGCGCCGGCCATCTTCACGCCCCAGGCGGCCGCCTGCGCCGGCATGCTGGTGCCGCCCGAGCAGCGCGGGCGCGCGGTCACCTTCGTCTTCCTCGGCTGGTCGATGGCCTCGGTGCTGGGCCTGCCCATCGGCGCGCTGATCGGCGGCCATTTCGGTTGGCGCGCGGCCTTCCTCGCGATCTCGGCGCTCAGCGTCGTGAGCGCGGTCTCGGTGTGGCTCACGCTGCCCAACGGCATCCGGCCGGTGGCGCTCACGGCCGCGGCCTGGGCGCGCGTGCTGCGCAGCCCGGTGCTGATGGGCATCGTGTCGATCACCGCGCTGCAGGGCGCGGGCCAGTTCGTGCTGTTCAGCTATTTCGGCCCGATCCTCAAGCAGCGCTTCGGCGCCGACGCCACCGAGCTGAGCCTGATGTGGGGCTGGTTCGGCGCCTGCGGCCTGCTGGGCAACATGGTCGTGAGCCGCATCATCGACCGCGCGGGCGCCGGGCGCATGGTGCTCGTGACCACGGGCCTGATCGCGCTGAGCCTGGCGCTCTGGCCGCTGGCGGACAGCCTGTTCTGGATCGCGGTGGTGGTCTCGCCCTGGGGCCTGGGCTGCTTCTCGACCAACTCGGCCCAGCAGGCGCGGCTGGTGGGCCTCGCGCCCGCGCTGGCGCCGGGCTCGGTGGCGCTCAACAGCTCGGGCATCTACATCGGCCAGGCCTTCGGCGCCGCGCTCGGCGGCTGGCTGCTGGCGCGCGACGCCATGCACTGGATGAGCTGGGTCGGGCTCACGCTGCTGCTGGTGGCCATGGTGCTGAGCGCGGGCATCGACCGCAGCCGCCGGGCGGCCTGA
- a CDS encoding Crp/Fnr family transcriptional regulator, with translation MDDPILTIEEREAINSGRWFSSLSPSLRHDILRCAFVRRYKDGDLIAARGDPPEHWIACARGAVRVSSTAVSGKQVTLTYVEPGIWFGDVAMFDGDRRTHDAYAHGDSTILCVARADFQKILAAHVELYEALMRLQARRIRTLFGLVEDLNTLPLRARLAKQLIHLVRSYGVPNLDDGSQMRIGLQLAQEELAQLLGASRQRVNQELKTMEREDIIRIEPAGLVVLDRAALMRVSESDR, from the coding sequence ATGGACGACCCCATTCTTACCATCGAAGAACGTGAAGCGATCAACAGTGGTCGCTGGTTCTCTTCCCTCTCCCCTTCGCTCAGGCACGACATCCTCCGATGCGCATTCGTCAGACGGTACAAGGACGGCGACCTGATCGCCGCGCGCGGCGATCCGCCCGAGCACTGGATCGCCTGTGCCAGGGGTGCGGTGCGCGTGAGCTCCACGGCCGTCTCGGGCAAGCAGGTGACGCTGACCTACGTGGAGCCGGGCATCTGGTTCGGCGACGTCGCGATGTTCGACGGGGACCGGCGCACGCACGATGCCTATGCGCATGGCGACAGCACCATCCTGTGCGTGGCGCGCGCCGACTTCCAGAAGATCCTGGCCGCGCACGTCGAGCTCTACGAGGCGCTGATGCGCCTGCAGGCACGGCGCATCCGCACGCTGTTCGGGCTGGTGGAAGACCTCAACACCTTGCCGCTGCGCGCGCGGCTGGCCAAGCAGCTCATCCACCTGGTGCGCAGCTACGGCGTGCCGAACCTGGACGACGGCAGCCAGATGCGCATCGGCCTGCAGCTGGCGCAGGAAGAACTCGCGCAGCTGCTGGGCGCCTCGCGCCAGCGCGTGAATCAGGAACTCAAGACCATGGAACGCGAGGACATCATCCGCATCGAGCCGGCCGGACTGGTGGTGCTCGATCGCGCGGCACTGATGCGCGTCTCGGAATCGGATCGATAG